The Candidatus Cloacimonadaceae bacterium DNA window TTTTCATCAAGAGTGGGTAGCTCGCATTCGGACGGGAATCCTCATAGTTCTTTTCGCCTCCGGCATCGACAGATACTTCGACCAGATCGGCTCCGGAGAGGATAAGGTGTTCTGCCACAGACTCATCCCGCCATTGGCCATTGGTGATCACGGTCAGATAACGGGTTCGTTTTGACAGTTCTTTCAAGATGTAAATGAGCCGTGGATGCAAAGTTGGCTCTCCACCACCGATCCTGATCCGGTTGATCTTGGTTCTTTCCAATTGTTTCAGCAAAGAAGCAAGAACATCATCGTTCATCATCGTCCTCGGATGCGGGAAAAGAGGATTATTGCAGTAAAGACAGGAAAGATCGCAGGCATCAGTCACATCGACCGATAACATTGGGGGATTCGCCAAGTCCGGCATCCGAAACGGAAGCCTCACGGTCAGTATTTCCCTGATCGGAACGCCTTTAGATAGTAATTGCGCGCCGATCTTCAGATCCCGCCAGTAGCG harbors:
- a CDS encoding radical SAM protein, with the protein product MDSRYWRDLKIGAQLLSKGVPIREILTVRLPFRMPDLANPPMLSVDVTDACDLSCLYCNNPLFPHPRTMMNDDVLASLLKQLERTKINRIRIGGGEPTLHPRLIYILKELSKRTRYLTVITNGQWRDESVAEHLILSGADLVEVSVDAGGEKNYEDSRPNASYPLLMKNLALLRFAKEKTKAKSILQIRLMLRPSTIHPKQEEIRFLGRFCDTVLSQRIMQHPESDYRKDVFVQSSLARNTIPLCSIPFKEFQVRPDGRVPMCPALGCSIYPEKQIFLGNISKDRIDDLWNCKTMRDIRAAHRSREGDILKTCLNCHYG